From Pontibacter actiniarum, a single genomic window includes:
- a CDS encoding hemopexin repeat-containing protein — translation MKQMNKLCPKAMVVFCVLFLNMFFVQAFAQRPATEHRNGMLILGSADMQTLVDRVEVGFKLYQSAVPFDYIIVSGGCAAHKSELCEASEMAALLVEKGVPEELIFKEEKSKTTVQNYAYSRMLRKADGSNVIRPGDKLYVVSNHWHAIPVAARFTANDSVTAVYHIEGGILPKDTDKVNYTGIFDPNISSDAYVAKALWPMTSAMFSVEGRKGAPRTSYRFMNGLVYVQSPATPEGDKLEETAQAVPAIPSNWAGQVDAAYYNSVDKKVYVFRGRQYARFSPGAKVLDAGYPKQLTELVKNLPAGWQGGYLDAAFFHTKTREVFLFKGEEYMRLSAKGNTVAAGFPKKLNTFIPEWPFSWGSGDLDAADYSSKEDKVYLFRGKEFIEISLDGSPQLQQGFPKAIDPALPQTPVGKK, via the coding sequence ATGAAACAAATGAACAAGCTGTGCCCCAAAGCCATGGTGGTTTTTTGCGTCCTGTTTTTAAACATGTTCTTTGTGCAGGCGTTCGCGCAGCGCCCGGCCACAGAGCACAGAAACGGCATGCTTATTTTAGGCTCTGCGGACATGCAAACATTGGTAGACAGGGTAGAGGTCGGCTTTAAGCTGTACCAGTCCGCTGTGCCTTTTGATTACATCATTGTTTCCGGCGGTTGCGCCGCGCATAAATCCGAGCTTTGCGAAGCTTCCGAAATGGCCGCTTTACTGGTGGAGAAGGGTGTTCCGGAGGAGCTTATCTTTAAAGAAGAGAAGTCTAAAACCACGGTGCAGAACTACGCCTATAGCCGTATGCTGCGAAAAGCCGACGGCTCCAACGTGATCAGGCCCGGAGATAAGCTGTACGTGGTGTCCAACCACTGGCACGCCATTCCGGTTGCCGCGCGCTTTACCGCAAACGATAGCGTAACTGCGGTATATCACATAGAAGGAGGTATCCTGCCCAAGGATACTGACAAGGTTAACTACACCGGCATATTTGACCCGAACATCAGCAGCGACGCCTATGTCGCAAAAGCCCTGTGGCCTATGACCAGCGCCATGTTTTCGGTAGAAGGCAGAAAGGGTGCGCCACGCACAAGCTACCGTTTCATGAACGGGCTTGTGTATGTACAAAGCCCAGCTACGCCAGAAGGGGATAAACTTGAAGAGACTGCACAGGCAGTGCCAGCGATACCATCTAACTGGGCAGGGCAGGTGGATGCCGCCTACTATAACAGCGTGGATAAAAAAGTCTACGTTTTTCGGGGGCGGCAATATGCCCGCTTCTCACCAGGAGCCAAAGTGCTGGATGCCGGCTATCCGAAGCAGCTTACGGAGCTGGTGAAGAACCTGCCTGCTGGCTGGCAAGGCGGCTACCTGGACGCCGCCTTCTTCCACACGAAGACCAGGGAGGTTTTCCTTTTTAAAGGGGAGGAATACATGCGGCTGTCAGCCAAAGGCAACACCGTAGCAGCAGGATTCCCGAAAAAGCTGAACACCTTCATCCCTGAGTGGCCTTTTTCCTGGGGTAGCGGCGACCTGGATGCCGCCGACTACAGCAGCAAGGAAGACAAAGTATACCTGTTCCGGGG
- a CDS encoding BACON domain-containing protein — protein sequence MKRKIHLHFITRFLCGALILLNLSGCKEDDEAFEPKLLLENEAFDVANTSSSHALVFLTNQPWQAATDADWIVLEETSGEKGKVTLAFQVQANEEDARTGTIKIMTNDTTEKVITVKQEAGNRDDIYVKEGATGEGYSWAEATSLDNALAIAVSGNTIHIAEGAYLPTVTVTGGDPADAGDVTFEVSKYVRLKGGYPADAEEGAEANPAQHTTVLSGGGVAYHVVTVSAPKTDGQKVVLEGLRITDGKAAAATTSATINGTAFRRDYGGGLTIGNAVVEVLNTEVVDNKSDKNVAGLYAFGGSVVTIRNSKINGNISTGNAGGVWISESTAHIYDSEVRENEGGTAAGVHGYPEATINMYNTVVADNKGRSFGAAFYIRENSKGLLVNCLINGNSSTSANGGGGVMLYSNNMVTIVNTTITGNTIAGPGGGIYRRSGINTVNMYNSIVSGNVQKNDGPDVDAYEPDATVPVVQSSILGSLAYDAKGEVIEGATFNPGTMLTEAKVPVGEGNPATAYGMSTEELVKLGSTLNPAVEGSLITQDLYHNSRSGLRFMGALVDSE from the coding sequence ATGAAAAGAAAAATACACCTTCATTTTATCACAAGGTTCTTATGTGGAGCCCTTATACTTCTAAACCTGTCGGGTTGTAAGGAGGACGATGAAGCGTTTGAGCCAAAGTTACTCCTGGAGAACGAAGCCTTCGATGTCGCGAACACCAGCAGTTCGCATGCCCTTGTGTTCCTGACGAACCAACCGTGGCAGGCGGCAACAGATGCTGACTGGATCGTGCTGGAAGAAACCAGTGGCGAGAAAGGCAAGGTGACGCTCGCTTTCCAGGTGCAGGCAAATGAGGAGGATGCCCGAACTGGTACCATCAAAATCATGACAAACGACACGACGGAGAAAGTGATTACCGTTAAGCAGGAGGCAGGCAACCGGGATGATATCTATGTGAAGGAGGGCGCGACCGGAGAAGGCTACTCCTGGGCCGAGGCCACCAGCCTCGACAATGCCCTGGCCATAGCGGTAAGCGGTAACACAATTCACATAGCGGAGGGGGCCTACCTGCCCACTGTAACGGTAACAGGTGGCGACCCTGCCGATGCCGGTGATGTGACTTTTGAAGTCAGCAAGTATGTGAGGCTGAAGGGAGGCTATCCAGCCGATGCGGAGGAAGGTGCTGAGGCAAACCCTGCGCAACACACAACAGTGCTTTCGGGCGGCGGGGTGGCCTATCACGTCGTCACGGTGTCTGCCCCGAAAACAGACGGCCAGAAGGTGGTGCTGGAGGGCTTACGAATTACAGACGGCAAAGCCGCTGCGGCCACTACCTCTGCCACCATCAACGGCACTGCTTTCAGAAGAGACTATGGCGGTGGCCTTACCATCGGCAACGCGGTTGTGGAAGTGCTAAATACCGAGGTTGTAGATAATAAATCGGATAAGAACGTGGCGGGCCTGTATGCTTTTGGCGGGTCAGTGGTAACCATCAGGAACAGCAAAATAAACGGGAATATCTCAACGGGTAACGCCGGCGGGGTTTGGATCAGCGAGTCTACCGCTCATATCTATGATTCAGAGGTCCGAGAGAATGAAGGCGGAACCGCAGCTGGGGTACACGGCTACCCGGAGGCGACGATCAACATGTATAACACGGTGGTGGCTGACAACAAAGGCCGGTCGTTTGGTGCCGCTTTCTACATCAGGGAGAACTCCAAAGGACTACTGGTAAACTGCCTTATCAACGGAAACAGCAGTACTTCTGCAAACGGGGGCGGCGGTGTGATGCTGTACAGCAATAACATGGTTACCATCGTCAACACCACCATCACCGGAAACACTATTGCCGGCCCGGGCGGCGGAATTTACCGAAGGTCAGGCATCAACACTGTCAACATGTATAACTCCATTGTGTCCGGAAATGTGCAGAAGAACGATGGCCCGGATGTGGATGCCTACGAGCCGGACGCTACGGTACCGGTCGTGCAGTCGTCTATTTTAGGGAGCCTTGCCTACGATGCCAAGGGAGAAGTTATCGAAGGAGCTACGTTCAATCCAGGCACCATGTTAACCGAAGCCAAAGTGCCTGTAGGAGAGGGTAACCCAGCTACCGCGTATGGCATGAGCACCGAAGAGTTGGTGAAACTCGGCAGCACGCTAAATCCTGCTGTGGAAGGAAGCCTGATAACCCAGGACCTGTACCATAACAGCCGCTCCGGCTTACGCTTCATGGGCGCGCTTGTAGATAGTGAGTAA
- a CDS encoding sugar phosphate isomerase/epimerase family protein, translating to MLAILLACSLCLTGCDSSKEEPTPDVPAKETPVAPLKVGYSLPIGNFTKEKLPYAKSVGVSYVEASGMSLFVDDRRDFKMSDEEVTQKLREAKKAADEAGIKVWSVHMPYSQSIDLSTVSEADRQDIVAMHQKLITFLRILEPEVILFHPSYYLGLNERDMRKSQLIKSATTLDEAVQAINATMVLENMLGPELLAGNGRERPLMRSVEETVEIFSRLPTTIYSAIDMNHIKNPETLIKAMGSRLKTIHVADGTGAAENHFFPCSGEGKNNWTAILGALEEVKYTGPFMYESAYQDEKDLMPCYQSLYQNYSNSK from the coding sequence ATGCTAGCGATATTACTTGCCTGCTCCCTATGCCTTACCGGCTGCGACTCCAGTAAGGAGGAACCAACACCCGATGTGCCTGCTAAAGAAACACCGGTAGCCCCCTTAAAGGTCGGCTACAGTCTGCCAATCGGCAATTTCACAAAAGAGAAACTCCCATATGCCAAATCTGTAGGCGTGAGCTATGTGGAGGCCTCCGGAATGAGCCTTTTTGTGGATGACCGGAGAGACTTCAAGATGTCTGATGAGGAGGTTACGCAAAAGCTGAGAGAGGCAAAGAAAGCGGCGGACGAAGCCGGCATTAAAGTATGGTCGGTGCACATGCCGTACAGCCAGAGCATCGACCTCTCCACGGTTAGCGAGGCGGACCGGCAGGACATAGTGGCGATGCATCAAAAGTTGATCACTTTCCTGCGCATACTGGAGCCGGAGGTCATTCTTTTCCACCCCAGCTATTACCTGGGCCTAAACGAGCGCGACATGCGCAAAAGCCAGCTGATCAAGTCGGCCACCACGCTGGATGAAGCAGTGCAGGCCATCAACGCCACCATGGTGCTGGAGAACATGCTGGGCCCCGAGTTGCTGGCGGGCAATGGGAGAGAAAGACCGCTGATGCGCTCCGTGGAAGAGACAGTGGAGATTTTCTCCAGGCTGCCCACCACCATTTATTCCGCTATAGACATGAACCATATCAAGAACCCGGAAACCCTGATCAAGGCAATGGGAAGCCGGCTGAAGACGATTCATGTGGCTGATGGCACAGGGGCGGCCGAGAACCATTTTTTCCCTTGCTCAGGCGAGGGCAAGAACAACTGGACGGCCATACTTGGCGCTTTGGAGGAGGTGAAGTACACAGGCCCTTTTATGTATGAGAGTGCCTATCAGGATGAGAAGGACCTAATGCCGTGCTACCAGTCGCTTTACCAAAACTACAGCAACAGCAAGTAA
- a CDS encoding RagB/SusD family nutrient uptake outer membrane protein: MMNRTYLTSVFALLAVLFSACEKDFLDRPPKDKVDAEFFFKTATDLEVATNAFYTMLPTTEVYTEDNASDNILPLIASERVRGGRIVPTTRGSGGWSWGYLRDINFFLQNYQRVPDEAAKRKYGGIARFFRAYFYFEKVKRFGDVPWYSKVLEAGDPDLYKGRDSRKVVIDSVMADINYTIENIPAEVKLNRITKYTALLLKAKIALYEGTFRKYHGLGDYETLLQEAAEASEALINSGAYSLFTTGGPNAAYRELFARNNQDATETILARDFDSELGQHKLGYLMTAPTQGAWGITKDVINSYLMKDGSRFTDQPGYETMGFYEEMQNRDPRLTQTTAGPDFTVYGENTPEPVNLTGTTTGYRVIKALPSRDQWNASYFDIIIFRYAEALLILAEAKAELGTLTQHDLDITINRLRDRVNMPHLILAQANANPDPYLAAMYPNVDQGANKGVILEIRRERRIEMLNEGLRWDDLMRWKEGDKIEQPMLGIYFSGLGAHDFNNDGTPDVYLHDGNASGAPKGVSTIINVQQRPLTNGSSGNLAPFQLGGFFDESRDYYYPIPIEDLRLNPNLEQNPNWK, from the coding sequence ATGATGAACAGAACATACCTTACATCCGTTTTCGCGCTTTTAGCGGTCTTGTTCTCTGCCTGTGAGAAAGACTTTCTCGACCGCCCTCCCAAGGATAAAGTGGATGCAGAATTCTTCTTTAAAACGGCTACCGACCTGGAAGTAGCCACAAACGCATTTTACACGATGCTGCCCACCACCGAGGTGTACACGGAGGATAACGCCTCCGACAACATCCTCCCCCTGATCGCCTCAGAAAGGGTAAGGGGTGGCCGCATTGTGCCTACCACCCGCGGCAGTGGGGGCTGGTCCTGGGGCTATCTGCGGGACATTAACTTCTTTCTGCAGAACTACCAGCGTGTGCCCGATGAGGCGGCAAAACGGAAGTATGGCGGCATTGCCCGCTTCTTCAGGGCTTACTTTTATTTTGAGAAGGTAAAGCGGTTCGGCGATGTGCCCTGGTACAGCAAAGTGCTGGAGGCCGGAGACCCTGACCTGTACAAAGGGCGCGACTCGCGTAAAGTGGTTATCGATTCCGTAATGGCGGACATCAACTATACCATTGAGAACATCCCCGCGGAGGTAAAGCTTAACCGCATCACCAAGTATACCGCGCTGCTCCTGAAAGCCAAGATCGCCTTGTATGAGGGCACGTTCAGAAAGTACCACGGCCTCGGAGACTATGAAACACTGTTACAGGAAGCCGCCGAGGCATCGGAGGCCTTGATAAACTCCGGCGCCTATAGCCTGTTTACCACGGGCGGTCCGAACGCGGCTTACCGTGAGCTCTTTGCCCGTAACAACCAGGATGCGACAGAAACAATCCTGGCCCGGGACTTTGACTCAGAGCTGGGCCAGCACAAGTTGGGCTACCTCATGACAGCGCCTACCCAGGGGGCATGGGGCATCACAAAAGATGTAATAAACAGCTACCTGATGAAAGACGGCAGCAGGTTTACAGACCAGCCCGGCTACGAGACCATGGGCTTCTATGAGGAAATGCAGAACCGCGACCCGCGCCTGACACAGACCACCGCCGGCCCTGACTTCACCGTTTATGGCGAAAACACTCCGGAGCCGGTAAACCTGACCGGCACTACCACAGGGTACAGGGTCATCAAAGCGCTGCCGTCCAGAGACCAATGGAATGCCTCCTACTTTGACATCATCATCTTCCGCTATGCAGAAGCCCTGCTGATTCTGGCAGAGGCCAAAGCCGAGCTCGGGACACTCACACAGCACGACCTTGACATCACTATCAACAGGCTGAGAGACCGGGTGAACATGCCACACCTTATCCTGGCGCAGGCGAATGCCAACCCAGACCCATACCTGGCAGCCATGTACCCAAACGTAGACCAGGGAGCCAACAAAGGGGTGATTCTGGAGATCCGCCGTGAGCGCAGAATAGAGATGCTAAACGAAGGGCTCCGGTGGGATGACCTCATGCGCTGGAAAGAAGGCGACAAGATAGAGCAACCGATGCTGGGTATCTACTTCTCAGGGCTTGGCGCGCACGACTTTAACAACGACGGCACCCCGGATGTGTACCTCCATGACGGAAACGCCTCAGGCGCACCGAAGGGGGTATCCACCATTATTAATGTGCAGCAACGGCCACTGACCAACGGTAGCTCCGGCAACCTGGCCCCGTTCCAGCTGGGCGGCTTCTTCGACGAAAGCCGTGACTATTACTATCCGATTCCGATCGAGGACCTGAGGCTCAACCCAAACCTGGAACAAAACCCTAACTGGAAATAA